The Oscillatoria acuminata PCC 6304 genomic interval CGCATGGATGCCTCGACGGTGGTTAACTCTTTCTTTTTGGGTTCGCGAATTTTCAACTCCCCCAACTCAATGCGCTGGGTTTTCACCGGGACCGATCGCACCTGGGTTAAACTCATCTCCAAAAATTCCACCAGATCCGGGGAGACGACTGCCTGTGCACCCCGTTCCCCAAGCACAATAATATCTCCGACTTTTTCGCGAACAATGCCAGTCCCTAAGATAGACCCGAGAAAGTCCCGGTGACTGGCGGAATCAAACAAAAAGTTACCGGCAATTTCTAACGCTGCTAAGGGGACACTGGTGGCATCTAAAGGCAAATCGATGCGGGCGATCGCCACCCGTTGTCGTTCCGCCTGGGGATATCCCCCAAATGCGACCAGATGAACCTCAGTCAGGCGATTAAACGCCGTCTGGGTTTCCATCAGTTCGATCGGCGAAAGAAAATCCGTCACCGCTACTTCCCAGGTTTTAAGCGCGCGATCGGCCAAATCCAGGATGCGAGCCATTTGCTCACGATTTTCAACACCTTTTAATAGTTCTTCCCTTGGCAGCATTCTGGCAGTAATTCTTTCTTAACACTAAAGTTTATTTTATCCTTTGAACTCGAAGGTTGACAGGAAGGGGCCAGGATTCCGATCCGGCATCCAGGGTGAGGGGTTCTCGATAGTCCTCTCCTCGACTTGGGGTCATGCACCACAACCTTGAAACCGGGAGGCGATCGCATCCGGTTATTCCCAAAAGATTCTCCCTCCAGTTGAGCCAATCTTGTCCCACCTAAGCTAAATATTAGAGATGGCTCTTTTTCTCCCCTTAACTTGGGATTGGAGTTTTCAAAATGTATGAACAGTGAAGTCATTCCCCAGATAGTCGCGTTATGCGATCGCATTG includes:
- a CDS encoding photosystem II S4 domain protein — encoded protein: MLPREELLKGVENREQMARILDLADRALKTWEVAVTDFLSPIELMETQTAFNRLTEVHLVAFGGYPQAERQRVAIARIDLPLDATSVPLAALEIAGNFLFDSASHRDFLGSILGTGIVREKVGDIIVLGERGAQAVVSPDLVEFLEMSLTQVRSVPVKTQRIELGELKIREPKKKELTTVEASMRLDAIASAGFGMSRSKMADLINGGDVRVNWKDISQTSYQVKPNDLIAIRGKGRLEVGDVQVTKKERYRIQLTRYL